Sequence from the Nocardiopsis sp. YSL2 genome:
TGCGGGGACGGCCCCGTCACCGCCGACTGCGTGTCCGTGCCCCGCCCGGTGACCGCCGGATACCCGGTGATCACCCGCCAGTTCGCCGACGCCTTCGCCGCCATCTGGGACGGGGCGGACGCCGCCGACGCGCTCGACGGTGCTGCCACCGCGATCGACACCGACTTCGCCGACAACGACTCCTTCCGCATCCGCTAGCCGCGGCCCCCGGGCCGCGCCGGGGCCGCGTCCGCGCGCCGCCGCCACGGCGGCGGCGCGCCCGGCCCGGGACCGACCGCCCCTCACACCCACCGAACCCAAGGACGACTTCTCATGACCGCTCCCGCTCCACCGCGCGCGCACCGACAGCGCCGCCGGCCGCGGAGTCAGACGTGGGCGGGTCCACTGATGGCCCTGCCCGCGGTCACCGGGCTGGTGCTGTTCGCGGCCCTGCCCTTCACGATGGCCATCGGGCTGTCCCTGTTCAACGTGCGGCTCGACTCCTTCCGGCCGCCCGACTTCATGGCCCTGGAGCAGTACCGGCGCATCCTCGTCTCACCGGAGTTCAGCGGCGACTTCTACCGGGCGCTGGGCAACAACGTCCTGTTCGCCGCCGTGATCGTGCCGGTCCAGACGGTCGCCGCCCTGGCGCTGGCGCTGCTGCTCAACCGCCCGCTGCGCGGGATGCCGGTGTTCCGGACCTTCTTCTTCATGCCGGTCGTCTTTCCGATGGCCCTGATCGCGACGGTCTGGCGGCTCTTCTTCGACCCCGGGCCGGACGGCATCCTCAACGCCGTTCTCGGCGCGGCGAGCTTCGGCCTGTTCTCTCCGCACGACTGGCTCGGTGAGGCGGGCACCGCCATGCCCTCCATCATGCTGCTGTCCCTGTGGCAGGGGGTCGGCTTCCAGATGGTCATCCTCCTCGCCGGCCTGCAGGGCATCCCCGACCAGCTCTACGAGGCGGCCGAGGTCGACGGGGCCGGCCGGTGGCAGAGGTTCCGGGCGGTCACCCTGCCGGGCCTGCGCAACACGCTCGTCTTCGTCGCGCTGGTCACCACGATCCTGTCGTTCCGCCTGTTCGACCAGGTGTACATCCTCACCCGGGGCGGCCCGGACGGTGCGACCAGCACGGTGATGCACCTGGCCGTGACCACCGCGTTCGCGGAGAGCAACGTCAGCCGGGCGGCGTCGATGACCGTGGTGCTCTTCGTCGTCGTCCTCGGCCTCACCCTGCTCCAGCGCCGTCTCGTCACCCAGGAACGGGAGATCTCATGACCGTGCTCGCCGACCGGCCGACCGCGCCCGCACGGGTGCGGCCGCCGCACCGCCGACCGGCCCGCCGCCGGCGTGCGTTCCTGCGCCGAGCACTCGACCACTTCCTGATGGGCGCGGTGACGCTGGTCTTCGCCTCGCCGATCCTGTACATGTTCGTCGGCAGCCTCAAACCCGACGACCAGGTGCTCGACGGTCTGGGGGGCTTCGTCCCCAGCAACCTCTCCCTGGACAACTACGCCGACGTCTTCGCGACCTTCGACGATCCGAGCACCGGGTACTTCCTGGACTTCCTCGGCACGTCGGTGATCGTCACCGGCGTCGTGGTCCTGGCGGGCCTGGCGGTCAACTCCATGGCCGCCTACGCCCTGGCCCGTCTGCGCTGGCGGGGACGCGACGCCGTTCTCATCCTGGTCCTGGCGCTGGTCGTGCTGCCCTTCGAGGCCATCGCGGTACCGCTCTTCTACCTGCTCAACGATTTCCGCAACACCCTGGCGGTCCAGTCGGTCCCCCTGATCGCCAACGCCTTCTCGGTCTTCCTCTTCTACTCCTTCTTCCTGAAGATCCCGAAGGAGATCGAGGAGGCGGGCCGGATGGACGGCGCGGGGCCGCTGCGGATCTTCGTGCGGATCATCGTCCCAATGAGCAAACCGGTGTTCGCGACCGTGGCCATCCTGTCCTTCCTCACCCAGTGGGGGATGTTCCTGTGGCCGGTGCTCATGGTCAGCGACCCGGCCGTGCGGCCCCTCCCGCTGGCGATCAGCGTCTACCAGGGACAGCCGCCCTTCCAGTGGGGGGACATCATGGCGTTCGGCGTGATGATGGTGCTGCCCATGCTCGTCGTGTTCCTCGTCTTCCAGCGCTGGTTCGTGCAGAGCGTGGCCTCCACCGGCCTCAAGGGCTGAGAGCGCCGGGGCCGGAGCCCGGTCCGCCGACCGGACGGGGGGTGCGGTTACAAGGCACACCCCCCTGTCCGGGTGGTTCGAACCGGGTTACCTTTGTGGTATGGGACTTGAGCTGCCGACCGACCGACTCCGTATCCGGGAGTGGGAGCTGAGCGATGCCGAGGCCGCCCTGAAGGTGTACGGGGCCGAGGAAGTCGCTCACTGGCTGACGCCGGAGTGGCAACCGGTGAACGACGTCGACGCGATGCGCTCGGTACTGCACGCATGGATCGAGGCCGGGCCGAACCTGGTCCCGCCGGCGGGCCGCTGGGCGATCGTCCGCGAATCCGACGGGGAGCTGGTGGGCGGCCTGTCGCTGAAGCTCCTGCCGCCGTTCGAGGAGGACTTCGAGCTCACCTGGGCCCTGCGCCCGGACGTGTGGGGGCAGGGCTACGCCACCGAGGCGAGCCAGGCGCTCATGGACTGGGCGTTCAAGCAGGGCATTGAGGAGGTGTTCGCCGTCGCGCGCCCCAACAACACCCGGGCGATCGCGGTGGCGCGCCGGCTCGGCATGGAGTGGGTGGGCGAGACGGAGAAGTACTACGACATGCGGCTGCAGGTCTTCCGCATGCGTCCCGCCTGAGGCCCGCGTGCCGGACCAGCGCGGTCACGGCCGCGCGAAGAGCGGCGGGTCGATCCGCGCGAACCCCTCCTGGCGCTCGTAGGGGAACCGGGGATAGGGGGCGGGCCGGTGGCTGACCGCGTCCAGGCGCTCGACCTGGGCGGGGGTGAGCTCCCAGCCGACCGCGCCCAGGTTCTCGCGCAACTGCTCCTCGTCGCGCGCCCCGATGATGACCGAGGACACCGTGGGCCGGCGCAGCAGCCAGTTGATCGCGACCTGGGGGACGCTGCGGCCGGCCTCCTCGGCGATCTCCTCCAGGACGTCGACCACGTCGTAGAGCAGTCCGTCGGCCACGGGCGGTCCCAGCTCGACGGTCCGGTGCAGGCGGCTGCGCTCGGGCAGGGGCCGCCCGCGCCGGATCCGGCCGGTGAGCCGTCCCCACCCCAACGGGCTCCACACCATCGCGCCCACGCCCTGGTCCAGGCCCAGCGGCATGAGCTCCCACTCGTAGTCGCGGCCGACCAGGGAGTAGTAGACCTGGTGGACGACGTGGCGCGGCAGGTGCAGCCGGTCGGCGGCGGCCAGCGACTTCATCAGCTGCCAGCCGGCGAAGTTGGACGCCCCCACGTAGCGGACCTTGCCGTCGCGGACCAGGGTGTCGAGTGCGGAGAGGCTCTCCTCGACGGGGGTGGCGGCGTCGAACCCGTGCAGCTGGAGCAGGTCGATGCGGTCGGTGTCCAGGCGGCGCAGCGCGTCCTCGGCGGCGCGGATGACCCGGGAGCGCGAGGCGCCCGCGTCCTGGGGACCCTCGCCCATGGGCAGGCCGAACTTGGTGGAGAGCAGGACCTGGTCGCGGCGGCCCTTGACCGCGGCGCCGAGGACCTCCTCCGCGGCTCCGTCGGAGTAGACGTCGGCGCTGTCGAAGAGGGTCAGGCCCGCGTCGAGGCTGATGTCGACCAGGCGTCGTGCCTGGTCGACGTCGGTGCCGCCCCACTCGCTGAAGAGCGGGCCGTGTCCGGCGAAGGTGCCGGTGCCCAGGCTCAGTTCGGGTACGCGCAGGCCGCTGGCGCCCAGGGTGCGGTATCGCATGGAGTCCTCCTACAGAGACCACTAACGGGTCTAATGTTCCGTTAAGATGGCTCGTACGCTAGCACGACCGAGGCTTTAATGGAACTGGAGTCCCTTTATGGCTGCTGAACCGGGAAGCGTCCGACCCGGAGGGCGCACCGCGCGGGTCCGGGCCGCGGTCCTGGCCGCCGCGGGCGACGCCCTGGCCGAACACGGGATGGCCGGCCTCGACCTGGCCGACGTGGCGCGGCGCGCGGAGGTCGGCAGGACCACCGTCTACCGCCGCTGGGGGAGTGTGCCCGCGCTGGTCGCGGACCTGCTGGAGGACATGGCGGAACAGTCCCTGCCGCGGGTGGAGACCGGATCGCTGCTGGAGGACCTGCTGGCCAACGCCCGCCTGGTGCGCCGCACCCTGGTCGATCCCCGCCAGGGGGCGCTGTTCAAGGCGATGATCGCCGCCGCGGCCTGCGACGACCGCACCGCCGACGCGCTGCACCGCTTCTACGCCGCGAGGATCGCCGAGTGGGCGCCGTGCGTGGACCAGGCGGTCGAGCGCGGCGAGGTCCCGCCCGGCACCGACGCCGACGAGGTGGTCCGGGCGGTCTCCGCACCGCTGTACTACCGCTTGCTGGCCAGCGGCGACCCCCTGGACGAGGCCGCCGCTGAGCGCGGGGCCCGGGCCGCGGTCGAGGCGGCCCGGGCGGGGGTCTTCGTGTCGGAGTGACCCCGGGGGCGGGCCCTGGGCTAGGCCCCCAGGAACCGGCCGATCCGCTCCGTCTGGTCCTCCGTCAGCTGTACGGCGGCCGCCGCCGTGTTCTCCTCCAGGTGGGCCACGCGCGAGGTGCCGGGGATGGGCACCATCACCGGCGAGCGGTGCAGCAGCCAGGCCAGGGACAGCTGGACCGGGCTCACGGCGTGCTCGGCGGCGATCGCGGCCAGGGGCGACCCCGGGCCCGCCAGCTCACCGCGCGCGACCGGCGCCCAGGGCAGGAAGGCGATCCCGTCGCGCTCGCACTGGTCGAGCACGT
This genomic interval carries:
- a CDS encoding carbohydrate ABC transporter permease, whose product is MALPAVTGLVLFAALPFTMAIGLSLFNVRLDSFRPPDFMALEQYRRILVSPEFSGDFYRALGNNVLFAAVIVPVQTVAALALALLLNRPLRGMPVFRTFFFMPVVFPMALIATVWRLFFDPGPDGILNAVLGAASFGLFSPHDWLGEAGTAMPSIMLLSLWQGVGFQMVILLAGLQGIPDQLYEAAEVDGAGRWQRFRAVTLPGLRNTLVFVALVTTILSFRLFDQVYILTRGGPDGATSTVMHLAVTTAFAESNVSRAASMTVVLFVVVLGLTLLQRRLVTQEREIS
- a CDS encoding carbohydrate ABC transporter permease, with the translated sequence MTVLADRPTAPARVRPPHRRPARRRRAFLRRALDHFLMGAVTLVFASPILYMFVGSLKPDDQVLDGLGGFVPSNLSLDNYADVFATFDDPSTGYFLDFLGTSVIVTGVVVLAGLAVNSMAAYALARLRWRGRDAVLILVLALVVLPFEAIAVPLFYLLNDFRNTLAVQSVPLIANAFSVFLFYSFFLKIPKEIEEAGRMDGAGPLRIFVRIIVPMSKPVFATVAILSFLTQWGMFLWPVLMVSDPAVRPLPLAISVYQGQPPFQWGDIMAFGVMMVLPMLVVFLVFQRWFVQSVASTGLKG
- a CDS encoding GNAT family N-acetyltransferase encodes the protein MGLELPTDRLRIREWELSDAEAALKVYGAEEVAHWLTPEWQPVNDVDAMRSVLHAWIEAGPNLVPPAGRWAIVRESDGELVGGLSLKLLPPFEEDFELTWALRPDVWGQGYATEASQALMDWAFKQGIEEVFAVARPNNTRAIAVARRLGMEWVGETEKYYDMRLQVFRMRPA
- a CDS encoding aldo/keto reductase, giving the protein MRYRTLGASGLRVPELSLGTGTFAGHGPLFSEWGGTDVDQARRLVDISLDAGLTLFDSADVYSDGAAEEVLGAAVKGRRDQVLLSTKFGLPMGEGPQDAGASRSRVIRAAEDALRRLDTDRIDLLQLHGFDAATPVEESLSALDTLVRDGKVRYVGASNFAGWQLMKSLAAADRLHLPRHVVHQVYYSLVGRDYEWELMPLGLDQGVGAMVWSPLGWGRLTGRIRRGRPLPERSRLHRTVELGPPVADGLLYDVVDVLEEIAEEAGRSVPQVAINWLLRRPTVSSVIIGARDEEQLRENLGAVGWELTPAQVERLDAVSHRPAPYPRFPYERQEGFARIDPPLFARP
- a CDS encoding TetR/AcrR family transcriptional regulator, which encodes MAAEPGSVRPGGRTARVRAAVLAAAGDALAEHGMAGLDLADVARRAEVGRTTVYRRWGSVPALVADLLEDMAEQSLPRVETGSLLEDLLANARLVRRTLVDPRQGALFKAMIAAAACDDRTADALHRFYAARIAEWAPCVDQAVERGEVPPGTDADEVVRAVSAPLYYRLLASGDPLDEAAAERGARAAVEAARAGVFVSE